From the genome of Bacteroides sp. MSB163, one region includes:
- a CDS encoding DUF3868 domain-containing protein, with translation MKNLIRIPLTLALLSAICSFCPGQEFYRGELFVTGQHFSLADGHLNVELSVDFESLQMPSDESLTVTPVLKSGEYEQELPSVLINGAEKQKVYQRTQALSAGKRNGKARTSPIPVVVIRDDAAVSRAFTYKVSIPYEPWMEQAVLLLRSQECACHGRKGDIYEDKIADGLRLPKQRTSPWDADTDAGFLSLVNFIRPAPDKDTLHCITGSIPYFEREEDREDGKQLGELSEEKQNFEIYYRLRDALRDVRQETGTELAKVRVTGYGAPVGNLKKNETNALIRALKLKEYLRENRLSGKALLEVDWIPEDWDSITSLVRGSDMMLKDATLDLIDNVEIAKGRERMLMSLADGKPYRYLSEKIFPAVMRVDYRIEYTRKPLDAAESLQLLRSGNQRALRLNEFFAIAGSYPAGSTEYNDVLDLAARLFPDSPEANINAAAVALSKKELSRARGYLERFATLPIAYNNMGILCLLEGNRDKAEIYLTMAAAAGVEQAVKALEKLKAEN, from the coding sequence ATGAAAAACTTAATCCGTATTCCTCTTACATTGGCACTTCTGTCCGCCATATGCAGCTTCTGCCCCGGGCAGGAGTTCTACCGGGGAGAACTGTTTGTCACCGGACAGCATTTCTCGCTGGCTGACGGACACCTGAACGTGGAACTTTCCGTAGACTTCGAAAGCCTGCAAATGCCTTCTGACGAATCCCTGACCGTGACTCCCGTGCTTAAAAGCGGTGAATACGAACAGGAACTTCCCTCCGTCCTCATCAACGGTGCGGAGAAACAGAAAGTGTATCAGCGTACACAGGCATTGTCCGCGGGCAAACGTAACGGCAAGGCGCGTACGTCGCCCATTCCGGTAGTTGTAATCCGTGACGACGCTGCGGTCTCCCGCGCGTTTACCTATAAGGTTTCTATCCCTTACGAGCCGTGGATGGAACAGGCCGTCCTCCTGCTTCGCTCTCAGGAATGTGCCTGCCACGGGCGGAAAGGGGATATTTACGAGGATAAGATAGCGGACGGCCTCCGCCTGCCGAAACAGAGGACCTCCCCGTGGGATGCGGATACCGACGCCGGTTTCCTTTCATTGGTGAATTTCATCCGGCCCGCACCGGACAAGGACACGCTGCACTGCATCACAGGGTCTATCCCGTACTTTGAACGGGAGGAAGACCGGGAAGATGGTAAGCAACTTGGCGAACTCTCCGAGGAAAAGCAGAATTTCGAGATTTACTACCGTCTTCGTGACGCTCTTCGTGATGTACGTCAGGAAACGGGCACGGAACTGGCTAAAGTCCGCGTAACGGGCTATGGCGCGCCCGTGGGTAACCTGAAGAAGAACGAGACCAACGCCCTGATACGTGCTCTTAAACTGAAGGAATACCTGCGTGAAAACCGTCTGTCGGGCAAAGCCCTGCTGGAAGTGGACTGGATTCCTGAAGACTGGGACTCGATTACCAGCCTGGTTCGGGGAAGCGATATGATGCTGAAAGATGCCACCCTCGACCTTATTGATAATGTGGAGATCGCCAAAGGTCGCGAACGTATGCTGATGTCTCTTGCTGATGGCAAGCCTTACAGGTATCTCTCGGAGAAGATATTCCCGGCGGTGATGCGCGTGGACTACCGGATAGAATACACGCGTAAGCCTCTGGATGCTGCCGAAAGCCTCCAGCTGCTGCGCAGTGGAAATCAGCGCGCCCTGCGCCTGAATGAGTTTTTTGCCATAGCCGGCAGTTATCCGGCAGGTTCCACCGAATACAATGACGTCCTTGACCTTGCTGCCCGACTTTTCCCGGACAGTCCGGAAGCCAACATCAATGCCGCTGCGGTTGCCTTGAGTAAAAAGGAACTGTCTAGGGCGCGCGGGTATCTGGAACGTTTCGCCACCCTTCCGATAGCTTATAACAATATGGGCATCCTCTGCCTGCTCGAAGGCAACCGTGACAAGGCGGAGATATATCTTACGATGGCCGCCGCGGCCGGTGTGGAACAGGCGGTTAAGGCGTTGGAGAAATTAAAAGCAGAGAATTAA
- a CDS encoding DUF4906 domain-containing protein produces the protein MIRLFEYRVYRRQEEPVPFCWKVLFVLFMLGTLLAMAAVCSSCQPEEDMEAIGVEEDQPATIRLEVQGEELVNIATRDINESVVSNLHILVYNSSGELIGQKYQTGSSTVTMNTRSATGCTIYAVANTGKADLFKGYAIHKESYLKSMVYSLTNWDDLGKGTNLLMTGSMKSVNIRAGAQTLSTRLVLTRMVARVELKIKVKESSGITITDYSVKNTPSLSYYIARASEDAVQTATAAHWKESGVITTSGATSVNKTFYMFENRRGTKSISAQKDKTTANAPAKATYVVIHGLVGAVTVTWTVYLGENNTSDFNIKRNGNYRYDITLNDVAATDTRVVVDFAGTEDLSSAGTANCYLAKKVNTWYKFKATVRGNGAATAALISPTGSALAANAAISPASTELVWETNGHGKIIQGVILKDGYVYFKTGPTAEGNAVIAVKDRSGNVLWSWHIWKTHFNLAEMPTQTYKTNPRIMNPFLYYNSLTSRNLIMMDRDIGAADNTASNADAVAKTFGLYYQFGRKDPFPPLKDKAGNIEIYDTNGTCIGTDEIIGNCVKNNEIPSYSVMTTMINYTINHPLTFVTYTDGTGNWIYGALLTTSVCEASDKLWGSDFNSATTTLLFDTKFTGKTIYDPCPLGWCVPPQDTWTNFTTTISESATSDYSTEDASFYNSPTEDKKNWSVVPQNGFKSAPVFGRRFYISGTSGALAFYPAAGYRYGLDGKLYNVGYFCSAWSSAPTRANSLPHSTFFLSNNEAVLPVNFVGRASAFPVRCVKKTSL, from the coding sequence ATGATCAGGTTATTTGAATACAGAGTATACCGTAGGCAGGAAGAGCCTGTTCCATTCTGCTGGAAAGTGCTTTTCGTGCTGTTCATGCTGGGCACGCTACTGGCGATGGCGGCCGTGTGCAGTTCCTGCCAACCGGAAGAGGATATGGAGGCTATAGGTGTGGAGGAAGACCAGCCTGCTACCATCCGGCTGGAAGTGCAGGGTGAGGAACTGGTGAATATCGCTACCCGTGATATTAATGAGAGTGTGGTCAGTAATCTTCATATTCTGGTGTATAACAGTTCGGGAGAACTGATCGGTCAGAAATATCAGACGGGTAGTTCTACGGTTACCATGAATACCCGTAGTGCTACCGGATGTACCATCTATGCCGTTGCTAATACGGGTAAGGCTGACTTGTTCAAGGGATATGCCATACATAAGGAGTCATATCTGAAAAGTATGGTATATAGTCTTACCAATTGGGACGACCTGGGTAAAGGTACTAATTTGCTAATGACCGGAAGCATGAAGAGTGTGAATATCAGGGCGGGAGCGCAGACTTTATCAACACGACTGGTATTGACCCGCATGGTTGCACGAGTTGAGTTGAAAATCAAGGTGAAAGAAAGCAGTGGGATTACCATTACGGATTATTCCGTAAAGAATACCCCTTCACTTTCCTATTATATTGCCCGCGCATCGGAAGATGCCGTTCAGACTGCTACTGCCGCACATTGGAAAGAAAGCGGTGTTATCACTACGTCCGGAGCAACTTCGGTGAACAAGACTTTTTATATGTTTGAGAACCGTAGGGGGACTAAATCCATTTCCGCCCAGAAGGATAAAACGACTGCCAATGCACCTGCCAAAGCTACTTACGTAGTCATTCATGGATTGGTGGGTGCTGTAACCGTGACGTGGACCGTGTATCTTGGCGAGAACAATACGAGTGACTTTAATATCAAACGGAATGGTAATTATAGGTATGACATTACTTTGAATGACGTTGCGGCAACAGATACAAGGGTTGTTGTCGATTTTGCGGGGACAGAAGATTTGAGTAGTGCAGGTACGGCAAATTGTTATCTTGCTAAAAAGGTAAACACATGGTATAAGTTTAAAGCTACGGTGAGAGGAAATGGAGCTGCCACCGCAGCACTGATTTCTCCAACCGGAAGTGCTTTGGCGGCTAATGCTGCAATCAGCCCTGCAAGTACAGAGCTCGTTTGGGAAACGAATGGCCATGGGAAAATCATTCAAGGAGTGATTTTAAAAGACGGATATGTCTATTTCAAAACCGGTCCGACAGCTGAAGGGAATGCGGTGATTGCAGTAAAAGACAGAAGTGGCAACGTATTGTGGAGCTGGCATATCTGGAAAACTCATTTTAATTTGGCGGAAATGCCTACACAAACGTATAAGACGAATCCAAGAATAATGAATCCTTTTCTCTATTACAATAGTTTGACTTCCCGTAATTTGATTATGATGGATCGTGATATAGGTGCGGCGGATAATACTGCTTCTAATGCAGATGCTGTTGCGAAAACATTTGGTCTTTATTATCAATTTGGTCGTAAAGATCCATTTCCTCCTCTTAAGGATAAAGCTGGGAACATAGAAATATATGACACAAACGGGACATGTATTGGTACTGACGAGATTATTGGCAATTGCGTAAAGAATAATGAAATACCATCATATAGTGTAATGACAACTATGATAAATTATACAATCAATCATCCATTGACCTTTGTTACATATACGGATGGAACTGGAAACTGGATATATGGTGCTCTATTAACAACATCGGTATGTGAGGCTTCCGATAAGTTATGGGGGAGTGACTTTAATAGTGCTACAACAACGCTACTATTTGACACTAAATTCACAGGTAAGACAATTTATGATCCCTGTCCTTTGGGTTGGTGTGTTCCCCCTCAGGATACTTGGACTAATTTCACAACTACAATCTCAGAGAGTGCCACCAGCGATTATTCTACAGAAGATGCCTCTTTTTACAACTCTCCAACAGAGGATAAGAAGAATTGGAGTGTTGTGCCTCAAAATGGTTTTAAGAGTGCTCCGGTTTTCGGCCGCCGTTTTTATATATCCGGAACTTCAGGAGCATTAGCTTTCTATCCGGCTGCTGGCTATCGATATGGTTTGGATGGAAAACTATACAATGTTGGTTATTTCTGTTCAGCATGGTCATCAGCTCCTACACGAGCTAATTCATTGCCTCACAGCACTTTTTTTCTATCAAATAATGAAGCTGTATTGCCTGTTAACTTTGTTGGCAGGGCGAGCGCATTTCCTGTGCGTTGTGTCAAAAAAACATCTTTATAA
- a CDS encoding FimB/Mfa2 family fimbrial subunit, with amino-acid sequence MEGCARYELHVRAVDADGNDLTGSGALQKSDIYLFNEQGFVRMIPSDGFSDFYFGEDKGERLTLVAWGNLKEDTLITTEIAPDTPLKEAKLQLRQHAHGTHIPLTDLFYCRREIGEAETRSVEGTDITVVMERMVAGLSIRTRYLSERYPYKGEAYRFIVHCTSTEMDFTGEAAGSGAGYEPASVTDAKGDVYAPPFHIFPTGEGRPLEIDICRKGEKLLTITEDNEFRPLYAPVGKQTNIDIDFRYAEVQVVASVVPWGTVSQDVEM; translated from the coding sequence ATGGAAGGTTGTGCCCGTTACGAACTGCATGTCCGCGCGGTGGATGCTGACGGGAACGATCTCACCGGAAGCGGGGCCTTGCAGAAATCGGATATCTACCTCTTTAATGAGCAGGGGTTCGTCAGGATGATTCCCTCCGATGGCTTCTCGGACTTTTATTTTGGAGAGGACAAAGGCGAACGTCTCACGCTGGTAGCCTGGGGAAATCTGAAAGAAGATACCCTGATTACTACGGAGATAGCGCCAGACACACCCTTGAAGGAGGCAAAACTTCAACTTAGGCAGCATGCTCACGGCACGCATATTCCGCTCACGGACTTGTTTTATTGCCGCAGGGAAATAGGTGAGGCGGAGACCCGGAGTGTGGAAGGAACGGATATTACGGTTGTAATGGAACGTATGGTGGCGGGTCTCAGCATACGCACGCGTTATCTTTCCGAACGTTATCCTTACAAGGGTGAAGCGTACCGCTTCATAGTGCACTGCACCAGTACGGAAATGGATTTCACGGGTGAGGCTGCCGGGAGCGGGGCCGGATATGAACCGGCTTCCGTTACCGACGCTAAAGGGGATGTCTATGCGCCGCCTTTCCATATCTTCCCTACCGGAGAGGGGAGGCCGTTGGAAATTGACATCTGCCGGAAAGGGGAGAAATTGTTGACTATCACCGAAGACAATGAATTCCGCCCTTTGTATGCTCCTGTGGGCAAACAGACCAATATAGATATTGACTTCCGCTATGCGGAGGTTCAGGTCGTTGCGAGTGTGGTTCCCTGGGGTACGGTCAGTCAGGATGTGGAAATGTAA
- a CDS encoding fimbrial protein: protein MKTSNYLWAMLATATLSLSACGSDENENVIQPKEKTAKLELTLVGTPADSRATGTLPTTDESQINRLTVAVFTGASGNPVNALREFTGDDIKAATGGTGKKITMLCEPGNGQTIYVVANASTGLFAGVTNLAGFKAKLMLLSETTKAAGAGAATDTQKANNLPMLGSTTGKDFTAGTETEANIALSRLVARVSISSVKTAFDPVGRFKDATFKVDAIYLKNVDSSVNADKTGGAPINGGHEGAVVTQYLYEAVTGHTANAELTTPYYFYTFPNVDSSKPTKLIIKGLFDADGSGSTSAPIARYYPITINKKQANTTISGGAGTDKGSIAANTRYVLTAVIKGEGAPDDNTDIDPATLQLTVTVADWALTISQNVTFE from the coding sequence ATGAAAACGAGTAACTACCTATGGGCGATGCTGGCAACGGCCACCCTTTCACTGTCCGCATGCGGCAGCGATGAAAACGAGAATGTAATTCAGCCGAAGGAAAAGACTGCGAAACTTGAACTGACCTTGGTGGGTACCCCTGCTGACAGCCGCGCTACGGGGACTTTGCCTACCACGGATGAATCCCAGATCAACCGCCTGACGGTGGCTGTATTCACCGGAGCATCGGGCAACCCTGTCAATGCCCTGCGGGAATTCACGGGCGATGACATCAAGGCTGCAACAGGTGGTACCGGCAAGAAGATTACGATGCTTTGCGAACCCGGCAACGGACAGACCATTTACGTGGTGGCCAATGCCTCTACAGGACTTTTTGCGGGAGTTACCAACCTTGCCGGTTTCAAAGCCAAGCTGATGCTACTTTCGGAAACCACCAAGGCTGCGGGAGCCGGTGCGGCAACGGATACGCAAAAGGCCAACAACCTCCCGATGCTGGGAAGTACCACCGGAAAGGATTTCACGGCGGGAACGGAAACCGAGGCGAACATAGCCCTGTCCCGTCTTGTGGCGAGGGTATCTATCAGCAGCGTCAAGACGGCTTTCGATCCGGTGGGACGGTTCAAGGACGCGACGTTCAAGGTGGATGCGATTTACCTGAAGAATGTCGACAGTTCCGTCAATGCGGACAAGACAGGCGGTGCCCCCATTAACGGGGGACATGAGGGTGCAGTCGTTACCCAATACCTGTACGAGGCGGTGACCGGCCATACAGCCAATGCAGAGCTTACTACCCCGTACTACTTCTACACATTTCCGAATGTTGACTCAAGTAAGCCGACTAAACTTATCATTAAAGGATTGTTTGATGCGGATGGGAGCGGTTCTACCAGTGCTCCCATAGCCCGTTATTATCCTATTACTATTAACAAGAAACAGGCGAACACCACCATTTCAGGAGGAGCGGGTACGGACAAAGGCAGTATAGCTGCTAATACCCGTTACGTGCTTACCGCTGTCATCAAGGGTGAAGGCGCCCCCGACGATAACACGGATATAGACCCCGCCACCCTGCAACTCACGGTCACTGTTGCTGATTGGGCACTCACCATCAGTCAAAATGTAACTTTCGAGTGA
- a CDS encoding YtxH domain-containing protein, with the protein MKKIMFITLTILFALSAPSCRDKKEQNRTEQQIENAKENVNDALDKASNKIEDGADKVKDAWKETKKDVQQGTEKVKKEVKKDYNKAKDEVKKQLD; encoded by the coding sequence ATGAAAAAGATAATGTTTATCACACTAACAATTTTATTTGCACTGTCCGCGCCATCCTGTCGGGACAAAAAAGAACAGAACCGGACAGAACAGCAGATTGAAAATGCAAAAGAAAACGTAAATGACGCATTAGACAAGGCCTCTAACAAAATAGAGGATGGTGCCGACAAAGTCAAAGATGCCTGGAAAGAAACCAAGAAAGACGTGCAACAAGGTACGGAAAAGGTAAAAAAAGAAGTAAAAAAGGATTATAATAAAGCTAAAGATGAAGTAAAAAAGCAGCTTGATTAA